TGTCGACGGAGGCGAGGTCCTGCAGGTCCGTCGAGCCGCTGATCAGCGCCAGTGCCTTCTTGCGATCCTCGTCCGTGATCTTTCCGGAGTTGACCTGGCGGGCGAGATTGCCGTTGATCGTCGCCAGCGCGCGCTCGATCTGCTCACGCTCGCTGTCGATCAGGTGCACGTCATAACCGGCGACCGCGCAGACATGGGCGACACCACAGCCCATGGCGCCGGCGCCGACAACCCCGATGCGCCTTATGTTATCAGCCATTTCGCGCTCCCTTGCTCATTTTCCGGGCGAACGGCAGGCCGCTCGCGAAAGTCCGTACCACTTGATAGTCCCTCGGGCCGCTCATTTCCAGTGCCAACCCCTTTGCCACGCCAAGTTCGGGATCGGGCGAAACATGTTCTTTTCCCTGTCGCCGGCGATGAAAAACCGTTAGAGGCTAGTTCAGAAATAACGAGGAAACGGCATAAAACGCATGTCTACGCGACGCATCGCCATTTTCGGCGCGACCGGGTCGATCGGGCTCAACACGCTCGACGTGATCGAACAGCTCGGCGGGCGCGACAGTTTCGAACTGACCGCGGTTACCGGCAATGCCAATGTCGAGGCTTTGGCGAAAAAGGCCATCGATCACGGCGCGCGCATGGCCGTTACCGCCGACGAGAGCCGCTACAAGGCGCTGAAGGAAGCCTTGTCCGGATCGGGCGTCACGCCTGCCGCCGGGACAAGCGGACTGTCTGAAGCCGCGCGCATGGACAATGACATGGTCATGGCGGCAATCGTCGGCACGGCGGGGTTGAAGCCGACGCTGGAGGCCGCGAAGGCCGGCGCCGACATTGCCCTTGCCAACAAGGAATGCCTCGTTTCCGCCGGTCCGCTGTTCATGGAGGCGATTGCCGCGGGCGGCGGCACGATGGTGCCTGTCGACAGTGAGCATTCCGCCGTGTTTCAGGTGTTCGAGGAAAACCAGCGCCGGGCGCTGGAACGGGTGATCATCACCGCGTCCGGCGGCCCGTTCCGCACAAAGAGCCTTGAGGAAATGCGCCATGTCGATGCGGCGACGGCGCGCGCCCATCCCAACTGGTCGATGGGTCTGAAAATCTCGATCGACAGCGCCTCGATGTTCAACAAGGCGCTGGAAATGATCGAGGCCATGCATCTCTTCGCGCTGAGACCGGAACAGGTGGAGGTGATCGTCCATCCGCAATCGATCATCCATTCCATGGTCGGCTATGCCGATGGCTCGGTTCTGGCCCAGCTCGGCGCGCCGGACATGCGCACGGCGATCGGCTATGCGCTTTCTTATCCGAACCGTCCGGCGCTTTCGGTCGAAAGGCTCGATTTCGCCAGGCTTGCGCGGCTCGATTTCGAGGCCCCGGACGAAACTCGCTTTCCCGCCCTTCGCCTGGCGCGGGTTGCCATGGCGCGCGGCGGGCTCCAGGGTGCGGTGCTGAACGGCGCGAAGGAAGTGGCGCTGGAAGCCTTCATCGACGGGCGCTGCGGCTTTCTGGAGATGGCGGAGATCACGGAAGCCGTCATGGACAGCCTCACGCATCTGCCCGCCGCCGCCGGTATCGACGACATCTACGCTGCCGATGCGGAGGCCCGCCGCAGGGCCGCAGGCCTTGTCAGGTCATAACCCCTACCATTCGATGCGGCTGCCGTCATAGGCGAGGAATATCCCGGTCTCTCCCTCGGCGATTCCGTTCAGCGCCGAGAGCATGTTTCCGGCGGCCTCTTCAGCCGCGACCCGTCGATTGCTGCCGGCATAGGGTTCGGAAAGCGGCGTCGCCACCGTCCCCGGATGAAGGGCGGCAATCGACAGAAGCGGATTTTTCCGCCGCGCCTCGATTGCGGCGGTGCGCAGGATCTGGTTCAGCGCGGCTTTCGATGCACGGTAGGACATCCAGCCGCCGATATGGTTGTCGCCGATCGAGCCGACGCGCGCGGAAAGGCAGGCAAAGATGGCCCTCCGGTCACGTGTCATCAGCGGCAGAAAGTGTTTGAGCAAAAGCGCCGGACCGATGGCGTTGACGGAAAACTGCCGTGCCATGACCTCGGCATCGAGCGCCCTGATGGTCTTTTCCGCGCCGACGCCATCAATATGCAGCGCGCCTGTGGCGCAGACAATGAGGTCGAACGACTGACCGGAAAAGCGCTGCGCCGCCTCGGCCACGGACGCCTCGTCGGCGATCTCCAGCCCGTCCGCGCGCCGCGACAGCGCTTCAAGGCCGCCGCAGCGCGGATCCGCCTCGATCGCCGTGCAAAAGGCGCTGCCGATGCCGCCTGAGGCGCCGATGACGAGCGCGCGATAGCCCTCGGCGAGGCTGGTCATGTCAGTTCCTGGCATCTGTCTCTCCCTTTTCGGAAGGAACTACGCCCGAATGCCGCCGGCGGATCAGCCGCCGAAGACCGCCCGCCAGACATCGAAGGGGAATGCGCCGTCGCAACCCTCCGGCGCCGTGTTGGTCATGGCGACGGCAACCGTGCCGGTTTCCGGATCAAAGCACCAGCGATTGCCATAGACCCCGCCCCAGGAAACCGCGCCATTCGGCAGGGGCGAATTGTCGAGCGCGGCATCTTCGGTAACGGCGCCGATGAAGCCGAATTTCACGCCCGGACGCACATTGAGGTCGCCAATCTGGTTGCGGATCGCGGCTGCCGCCGTCTCCGGCTTCAGCACGCCGTCGCCGCCCTTGCGAACCATCTCGAGAAGCCGGATCACGTCGCCCGCGGTTCCCGCCATGCCGCCGCCGCCGCCCTGGAAGGCGCGGGGGTTGAAGATCCGCGCCGGCGAAAAGGTGTAGATCCGGTCGGGCGCAAAGGCAACGCGTTGCGGCTCGCCCATGGGCTGGGGAACGGGGTCGGCATTGAAATAGGGCACGGCAACGCGATCGCGGTCCGTCACGCAGAAGGTGGTGTCGGAAATGCCGAGCGGCCGTAGAACATACCGGTTCAGCGCTTCCTCGACCGAGCTGCCCTCCACTTCCGCAAGCACGGCGCCGAGAATGTCAATCGCGATCGAGTACTCCCAGGCGGTTCCGGGCTTGTAGGCCAGTGGAACGGTGTTGTGGCGGGAGAAATTGTCCTCGAGCGTCAGCTCGGTATTCTCGATGCCAACCGTGATCGGATCATGAACCGAGAGAATGCCTGCGCCGGGGCGATAGGTGAGCCCGGCCGTATGCGTCAGAAGCTGACGGATGGTGATCTCGGCCTGCCGGCCGTCGGGGCCCGGGGGGTGGAACCACGGCAGGCGGTCGCTGACATGATCGTCGAGCGACAGTTTCCCGGCATCGATCATCGCCAGAGCGGCGGCGGCGACAAAGGGTTTGGTGACGGAGGCGTAGCGGAAGATCGTGTCGGCGGAAACGGGTTTGCCGGCCTCGCGATCGGCAAAGCCAGCCGCGCGCTCATAGACCGGCTGGCCATCGCGCCAGACCATGACGACGGTCCCGACGACGCGCGCCTCATCGAGAGCCCGGTCGATTGCGGCGTCAACGCGTTGCGAAAGTTCCATGAGAAGCCCTCCGGACCAGAAACAGCATTGCCTGTTTGATCCGGAAAGCCGAGGCCCAAGTCAAGTGAATTCCCGATGATGGGCGATTACGCGACGGCGCGCGCCAGCGCGCATTGCGACCAGAGCGAATGCAGCGCCGCCACCAGATGGTCCATATCCTCATCGGTATGGAGCGGCGTCGGGGTGAAACGCAGGCGCTCGGTCTTGCGCGGCACGGTCGGATAGTTGATCGGCTGCACATAGATGCC
This window of the Martelella lutilitoris genome carries:
- the dxr gene encoding 1-deoxy-D-xylulose-5-phosphate reductoisomerase, producing the protein MSTRRIAIFGATGSIGLNTLDVIEQLGGRDSFELTAVTGNANVEALAKKAIDHGARMAVTADESRYKALKEALSGSGVTPAAGTSGLSEAARMDNDMVMAAIVGTAGLKPTLEAAKAGADIALANKECLVSAGPLFMEAIAAGGGTMVPVDSEHSAVFQVFEENQRRALERVIITASGGPFRTKSLEEMRHVDAATARAHPNWSMGLKISIDSASMFNKALEMIEAMHLFALRPEQVEVIVHPQSIIHSMVGYADGSVLAQLGAPDMRTAIGYALSYPNRPALSVERLDFARLARLDFEAPDETRFPALRLARVAMARGGLQGAVLNGAKEVALEAFIDGRCGFLEMAEITEAVMDSLTHLPAAAGIDDIYAADAEARRRAAGLVRS
- a CDS encoding serine hydrolase domain-containing protein is translated as MELSQRVDAAIDRALDEARVVGTVVMVWRDGQPVYERAAGFADREAGKPVSADTIFRYASVTKPFVAAAALAMIDAGKLSLDDHVSDRLPWFHPPGPDGRQAEITIRQLLTHTAGLTYRPGAGILSVHDPITVGIENTELTLEDNFSRHNTVPLAYKPGTAWEYSIAIDILGAVLAEVEGSSVEEALNRYVLRPLGISDTTFCVTDRDRVAVPYFNADPVPQPMGEPQRVAFAPDRIYTFSPARIFNPRAFQGGGGGMAGTAGDVIRLLEMVRKGGDGVLKPETAAAAIRNQIGDLNVRPGVKFGFIGAVTEDAALDNSPLPNGAVSWGGVYGNRWCFDPETGTVAVAMTNTAPEGCDGAFPFDVWRAVFGG
- a CDS encoding SDR family NAD(P)-dependent oxidoreductase, translated to MPGTDMTSLAEGYRALVIGASGGIGSAFCTAIEADPRCGGLEALSRRADGLEIADEASVAEAAQRFSGQSFDLIVCATGALHIDGVGAEKTIRALDAEVMARQFSVNAIGPALLLKHFLPLMTRDRRAIFACLSARVGSIGDNHIGGWMSYRASKAALNQILRTAAIEARRKNPLLSIAALHPGTVATPLSEPYAGSNRRVAAEEAAGNMLSALNGIAEGETGIFLAYDGSRIEW